A portion of the Phyllopteryx taeniolatus isolate TA_2022b chromosome 15, UOR_Ptae_1.2, whole genome shotgun sequence genome contains these proteins:
- the si:dkey-34e4.1 gene encoding carboxyl-terminal PDZ ligand of neuronal nitric oxide synthase protein has product MPARRNRYNLVDDVADARLPLHNDEAYQHGISFQAKYVGSLDVPRPNSRMEIVAAMRRIRYEFKAKNIKKKKVSMVVSVDGVKVLLRKKQKRKEWTWDESKMLIMHDPIYRIFYVSHDSQDLKIFSYIARDGSGNSFRCNVFKSKKKTQAIRIVRTVGQAFEVCHKLSLQHAEQDADGQSDKSAEESGRGGQTPTGAKRGEEDSKGGRVEDEDEEEEEEEEEVAAAGTSLCEKTVGDILHSLAELSVVKPGHTIMDFSGRSLFTVTCQGVAPCSPSSAAGSLASRHYLQLLQQQLQQQQQHTQVAVAQVQLLKDQMAAESAARMEAQARSHQLLMQNGDLLQHLALLVQQLRQLEAGPDGREAELQPREAPLNGCATRPLSLPLTLKEHSDDTLEQLVASTPGRRPHTASALSRDSESFPLGPEDAREPFLDGGEGATSVEVVPVTSRRASGVEQKFQAPIPKLDPPPPSTNRKRASRTLSPGSVAAGLLLFSFPDATPASLSSADFHSLSSSCSASDDSGVRSETKSLLSPLRGDDDDDDEGGDVFGERGTFRTRALGGREESPSSDDRRPSASSPVNETCLHISFSEDELLENCQEDLAVPQRS; this is encoded by the exons ATGCCGGCCAGGAGGAACCGCTACAACCTGGTGGACGACGTGGCCGACGCCAGGCTGCCGCTGCACAACGACGAGGCGTACCAGCACGGCATCTCCTTCCAAGCCAAG TATGTGGGGAGTCTGGATGTGCCGCGGCCCAACAGTCGCATGGAGATCGTGGCGGCCATGAGGAGGATCCGG TACGAGTTCAAGGCCAAGAacatcaagaagaagaaggtcaGCATGGTGGTGTCCGTGGACGGCGTCAAGGTGCTGCTGCGCAAGAAACAGAAG AGGAAAGAGTGGACGTGGGACGAGAGCAAGATGCTCATCATGCACGACCCCATTTACAG GATTTTCTACGTGTCGCACGACTCGCAAGACTTGAAGATCTTCAGTTACATCGCCAGAGACGGCTCCGGCAATTCCTTCCGCTGCAACGTCTTCAAATCCAAGAAGAAG ACGCAGGCCATCCGCATTGTGAGGACCGTCGGTCAGGCTTTCGAGGTTTGCCACAAGCTGAGTCTGCAGCACGCCGAGCAGGACGCCGACGGGCAGAGCGACAAGTCGGCCGAGGAGTCCGGACGTGGCG GCCAGACTCCGACGGGGGCCAAGCGAGGGGAGGAGGACAGTAAAGGAGGACGAgtggaggacgaggacgaggaggaggaggaggaggaggaggaggttgcTGCAGCCGGCACGTCGCTATGCGAAAAGACAGTCGGTGACATCCTACACAGTCTGGCTGAGCTTAGCGTGGTTAAACCGGGGCACACCATCATG GACTTTTCCGGAAGGTCCTTGTTCACGGTGACTTGCCAGGGCGTGGCTCCCTGCAGCCCTAGCTCGGCCGCTGGCTCGCTGGCGTCACGCCACTACTTGCAGCTCCttcagcagcagctgcagcagcagcagcagcacacgCAGGTGGCCGTCGCTCAG GTGCAGCTGCTGAAGGATCAGATGGCGGCCGAGAGCGCCGCCCGCATGGAGGCGCAAGCGCGCTCGCACCAGCTGCTCATGCAGAACGGCGACCTGCTGCAGCACCTGGCCCTGCTGGTGCAGCAGCTCCGGCAGCTGGAGGCCGGACCCGACGGCCGGGAGGCGGAGCTTCAGCCCCGGGAGGCGCCGCTCAACGGATGCG CGACGAGGCCTCTGTCGCTGCCTCTCACTCTGAAGGAGCACAGCGACGACACCTTGGAGCAGCTCGTCGCGTCCACACCCGGACGGCGTCCGCACACCGCCTCCGCTCTCTCACGCGACTCAGAGTCCTTCCCGCTCGGCCCGGAGGACGCCCGCGAGCCCTTCCTCGATGGCGGGGAGGGCGCGACGTCCGTCGAGGTGGTCCCCGTCACGTCGAGGAGAGCGTCCGGCGTCGAGCAAAA GTTTCAAGCGCCCATCCCGAAGCTGGaccctccccctccctccacGAACCGCAAGCGAGCCAGCCGGACCTTGTCTCCGGGCTCCGTCGCCGccggcctcctcctcttctccttccCGGACGCCACGCCCGCCTCGCTGTCGTCTGCCGACTTCCACTCGCTCAGCAGCTCGTGCTCGGCCAGCGACGACTCGGGCGTGCGCTCCGAGACCAAGTCGCTGCTGTCGCCTCTGCGgggggacgacgacgacgacgacgagggcGGGGACGTGTTCGGGGAGCGCGGGACTTTTCGGACTCGGGCCCTCGGCGGGCGCGAGGAGAGTCCGAGCTCGGACGACCGCCGCCCGTCCGCCTCGTCCCCCGTGAACGAAACCTGCCTTCACATCAGCTTCTCCGAGGACGAGCTTCTGGAAAACTGCCAGGAAGACCTCGCCGTCCCGCAGCGGAGTTAA